The genomic interval GCACAGGCAATCACCGTCTCCTTCATATATTTCGTGGGCGTGACAACCACAGCGACGTCCGGCACAATGTCCCGCAACAGGGCGTCTACGTCTGGATACAGTGCCGCAACGTCAAAGCGGCCCCCGAGAACCTCACGCCGTTGTGCATTCGCATCAACAATCGCGACAATCTCTGTGTCGGGATATGTAGTGTATGCCTCTGCATAGTTCTGCCCCATCCGTCCACACCCGATAACGGCTACGCGATATTTGGTGCTGCTCATTTTCAAATCCTCCGATTTTGCATGTTAACAAGGTTACAAAAGTGTGTCAAGGAAAAAGTGGTGCTGCACACTCTCCGGATTTCTATTTGAAAACAGGTGTCGAGTGTGATATCATACCTATTGAGATAATACCATAAAATTTAGGGATGGAGATTCAAAAAGAGTGAACTACCGCGATATTTTAGCAGAAATTCGACTCGCTTTTCCGCAACCTGTAGCGGATCCGATCCATAATTCGTATTTCGTGCATTCCATCATGCGTGCTTTGGACCAAGTTGACGCCCTCAAAACACAGCTCCCCATGCTCGGTAGCATCATTCCTGCCGACTTTGAGGCGGCGAGACAGACAGTTTTACCCGACGAGATGTCCTCAATTGAGGATGTCACCGACGACCTCGTGAGTTACCTTCGGGGTATGACGATCTTTGGACACCCTCAGACGCAACAGAATGTCATTCCTCCACCGACGATTCCAAGTTTGATTGGCGTGCTCCTCGCCTCTCTCTACAATCCGAACCTCGCTTGGGATGAGTTTAGTCGCCTCGTGGCAGTGGCAGAAGTAGAAATCATCGGGATGATCTCACAAATGATTGGATATGATCCGGAAGTGTCAAGCGGGGTGTTTACTTTTGGCGGGACTGGCACCACGCTCTACGGCGTGAAATTCGGTCTGGAAAAGGCGTGTCCAGGGACCACACAAAACGGCATCTCTGAAGACGCAGTCGTGTTCGTGTCGGACGCGGGGCACTATTGCGCGACAAACATCGTTGGCTGGCTCGGTATCGGAACGAACAATCTGGTCACAATTCCCACAACATCCGAAAACGAAATCGACCTCGATCAACTGGAGCAGGAAACTCGGGAAGTTCTCGCGAGCGGAAAAAAAATTGCGGCTATCCTCGCGACTTTGGGCACGACAGATGCATTCGGGTTAGACGATTTAGAGAGCATCGTGACGTTACGGGACACGCTTGTTAACGAATTCCAACTCGATTACCGACCCCATATTCACGCCGATGCAGTTATCGGATGGGCATGGTCGGTGTTTAACGACTATAATTTTGAAGAGAATCCCTTGGGGTTCCGCCCACGGACGCTTCGGGCATTGGCAGGCGCGGGCCGCCGTATACGGTATCTATCGTTAGCTGATTCCATTGGAATCGACTTCCACAAAACCGGTTTCGCGCCCTATATTTCCAGTCTCGTTCTCGTCAAAAATGAAGCGGATCTCGGTTTAGTGACACGTCAGCCGGAACAGATGCCTTACCTCTATCACTATGGGGACTATAAGCCCGGCATGTACACCCTTGAAACCTCCAGAGCAGGAACGGGCCCCCTCGCCGCACTCGCCAATCTTCGACTTTTTGGGCAGGAAGGCTTGCAAACGATCCTCGGACACATCGTCGAAATGACGCAACGCCTGCGCGAACATCTCGAAGGACACGAGGGACTAACCGTCCTGAACCGAGATAACTTCGGCACTGTTACTGTTTTCCGTGCGTATCCCGTCGGCGTGGACACTTTCTCAATTAAACGCGAGGAATTTGAGGATCCTGCCAACCGCGAGAATTTGCTGACACATAACGCCTACAACCGAGAAATCTTCGAATACGTGCATACGGAAGCGATGGAAGGAAGAGGTGTCGTCATCTCGACAACTGACTGTTACCGGCACACCGCTTATGGCGAACCGATTGTTGGGTTAAAATCGTATATCCTCTCCCCCTTCGTCGATGAAACTGACGTGGAGACTGTTGTTGCCAAGGTTTTAGAAGCGCGGGAAAAAGTGGGTTTGGTTCAAAACGCATAATGATACAGTAGGGTGATGGGCATCATACTTGTTTTTTTTCGGTGTTTAGCGTATAATTAGACTTACTTGAAAATCTTTATTCACTGCGTGATTTCAAGGGGCTCTGCAAAATCGGATTGCGTTGTCACAGTGGAGGCGAGCGGAAAATGGAAAATAGACAGATCAGTGACTATGTCCCAAACCTAAATGTGTCTTTTGAAGAGTTGCAAAAACAGTTAGCTGCCTTCATTCAAGCCGAGCGGGAACAATTGAAAACCCGCATCTTGAAAGGAGAAAACGGGTTCGCTGCGTGTAAGATCCATGCCGGAATATGGGATGCAGCTATTCAGAAAGTCTACGAGGTCGCCGCTTTTCAAATTCGGGACGAATACCAGAAACAGATTGATGTGCTAAAGATGCTCCCGGACATTGACACAGACGACTTAGAAACAGAATTGGAGGGATGGATGCCCGATGTCGCGCTCTACGGCGTCGGCAGTTACGGCAGAAATGAACTTTGCTATTTTTCGGATGTAGACGTTGTTTATACGTCTTCTGTCGACTTAGAAGATATTTACGATGAAAGCACCCTTGAACTAATCCGATGGTTCTACGATTTTTTCGACAGCCTCCACTCGGTAATTCCGGGGTTTGAGTTCAGTTTTATCTATCGTCCCTTGACAGATATCACCCAATGGAACTATCAGGATATGGCGGCGTTGATCGATATGCGGTTTATCGCGGGCGATGCCTCGTTGACCGAGCGTTTCCGGAAGGAGATATACGCTGGGAAATCGGATATTTCGCTTGTGCTGGATCTACTGAAATCAAAAGCAGATGCCTTTGAAGCGTCCGAGGATACGATCTATCTCAATCAACCGAATGTGAAAACAGGACGCGGCGGGCTACGCACACTTCAGTACGCACTCTGGATATGCGGACTTCCGGATTTCACCGCAATTCCCGAACTCTACGCACGTTATGATGACGGACAACTCATCCCATCCCTGGATTTCACGTTCAAGGTGCGGAACCTTCTTCATGTGCTCGCCGATGCACCGCATGACGACCTCTCCTATCACCCTGAAAAAGGTGATGAACTTCAAACGCAGATCGCGCAGGTCCTCGGTTTTGCAGATGAAACCGATGAGGGACGCTACGCGTTCATGGCAGAGTATTACGCCATGGCAAAATATCTGCATTTCAAAGCAGAACTTCTGATCCGAAAGATGTTAGCGAACGGGATTCCTATCTCAGATGTCCTCGCCGTCAGAACAGAAATGCTGTATTGTATCGACAATAACTTCGGTGAACTCGATGCAAATGAGATTTTTACGCTCTTCACCTACTTCCAACAGTACGATTTCGAGATTGATGCCTCCTTTGCTACATTCATATCTCGGTATGTCCACGCCTTTGATTGGCGTTCTTTCCGGAACCGGATGGCAGAGTTGATGAATATGCCCGGCGATGTAGAGAAGACCGTCACACGCCTGCACAGACTCAATATCCTGTCGCATCTCGGAGAAGGCGGCGAACTTTTTGAAAAGGCGATGATGACCCGGAGCGAAAGAAGCCTTGACCCGTATACGGTCGGGAAACATACACTCGTCGCCATTGGGCATCTCGATGAAATTCGGCGGACGGAACCGAGTAGTCCGTTTGGTGCTGGTGGCGGGGGTTTTGGTTCGCCAACGGCACCCTCCCCAACTTCTGAATTAGAGGAACTCAATACGGCGTTTCGCTCACTTTCAGATTCTGCGCCACTTTATATGGCACTCTTCCTGCACGATATAGATAAACCCGATCCAACCCACCCGGCGACCGGTGCTGAAAAAGCGGAACGTATCGCACCCGAATTTGGGTTCAATGCACAGCAGACGGATGACATTTGCTTCCTCATTCGAGAACACCTGACAATGATAGAGTTGGCACGCTACCATCATTGGGATGAAAGTACGATCTCCGAATTCTGTAAGAAAGTCAACTCATTAGAGCGTTTGACCGCTCTGTATCTACTTACGTACTGCGATTCCAAAGCGAACGGTTCACAGAACTTCAGCCATGTCGTCAAACACAATTTGAAGAGTTTGTACGAGGTTGCTCGCACCCGCTTCGTTGGACAGGAAGAGACGACGCAGTGGGGTGCCTTCGCACCTGTTGAAGAATTTCAGCAATTCCTTCACCACATGCCGGTTTCCTACCGTATGAGTGTCTCTCCTGAAGAGATAGCGATGCACATCAAGATGAGCTCGCAAGCCGAAGTCGCGTCTACAGGGACAGCGGCAACATCAAGCACTGGGATTATTCAATTTGTGGATCGACCTGGATTTACTGAACTGCATCTCTGTAGTCCGAGCCGTATTGGAAAGTTACACACGGTAAGCGGTCTCTTTTTCGCCAACGGTATAGATGTCCGAGACGCGCGCGTTTATACGAAACAGGATACCAACATCGAACTTGAAATCTATCGACTCGTTCATCAGCCCCCGCATCATCGCGGGGAACCGATGCCGCTCGATGAGGAACTCAAACGCGACCTCGATTTCGACATTCGTAGTCTCCTCGCAGAGGAGGTAACGCTTGAACAGATTTTTGAGAAACGCTACGTCAATCTCACCGAAACGTGGCAAGTTGACGATGTGAGCGTTGAGACGGCACGTAACTACTCAGAAATCGTCGTCGTTGGTGAAGAAAAAGTCGGATTTCTCCATTACTTCAGCGGCATCTTAGCAAAACTCGGGTTGAACGTTGAGATGTGTAAATGTTCAGGATTAGGTGGACAGGCGACGGATCGGTTCTACGTCCAACCCGTGGCGGATCCGAAAGCCGTGCACGCCGACATTATGGCGGCATTGGAGACTAAAAAATGAAACAACGGGTACTCATCACAGGTGCCGCCGGCACAGTCGGCAGCGCGCTCTGGCAAGCCTGGGAAAAACAGGATGCCTACACACTAACTCTCATGGATATTAACCCAATTGTGGATGCGGATTCGCGCAGTGTGCTGGCAGATATCCGGGACTACGCCGCAATGCAAGAATTGTGTCGTGATCAAGACGTGTTGGTGCATCTGGCGTATGTCCGCCAAGATTCGCTCGGAAAGGTTCCTGGTGAAGTCAGCGATATCGGGGCATCCATGACACTGTTTGAAGCCGCGCGAGAAGCTGGCATTCAGAAGATTATATATGCAAGCACAAACCACGTTTCAGGATGGAATGAGCGATTAAATTCGCCGCCTCGGTTCTCGACAGGCGATCAATTTCGTCCCGACGGCTGGTACGGCGCGATGAAGGGGATGGCAGAGATCGCAGGACGATATCTCGTTGATGCACACGATATGCGGTTCATTAGCATCCGTATCGGAAGTTTCAACGGCACGTACGAACCGAGCGGCATACGGCACTGTAGCACACTGCTGACTCCACGAGATTGTGTGCAACTCTTCGGACTGGCTGTTGATTACGAGGGACCCGTCAAATATCTAATTACGTACGGACGTTCGGCAAACTCTGATGGGTATCAGCAGAGTTATCTCGATATCAGTGGGGCGATTGAGGTACTGGGGTATCAACCGCAGGACAATCTGGTGAAAACGCATCTGCACAAATTTTTATCGGAATTTTAATTAGCCATCAACTATCGGCAAGAGGTTGGACCGAAATGTTTATCTATTTTTTCAATCTACTATAAAATATCGCCAGAGCGGGTAAGTCCAACCAACGGGCGGATTGGATATACGGAAAACAGCGTTATTTCCAAAGATGCCCTAAACGAACCGCAAGGTAAGTTAAAAGAATGCGTGAAAATCCCCTCTACAACGACATTTACTACCAGAATACAACCGTCGACTCCCAAATCGTCGACATCGTGCCAGAACGTGTTGTGCCCTTAGGTGAGTTTCCAGTGCCGATTGATTGGGAAGTGTTCTTCGGAAATTCGCATCCCGTAGAAATAGAGATCGGATCCGGGAAAGGGCGTTTCCTACTTGAAGCATCAAAGCGACACCCAGAGGTTAATTATATTGGTATTGAACGGGCACAAAAGTACGTTGCCTTGACGCAGGAACGGTTTGAAAAGTACATGCGGCATTTCGGCGTGGACAGAGCGTCCGGTACATTCTCAAACGTCCGTCTGGCGTGGACGGATGCCAACTACTTCCTGACACGGTATGTGCCTACTGGATCTGTGCAAGCCTATCATATCTACTTCCCCGACCCATGGCCAAAAAAACGGCAGCGGAAACGTCGAATTTTTCGGAATCAAGACTTTCTGTCCGCATTGACACGTACCCTCACTCCCAATAACGGGAGACTTTATATTGCAACGGATTATGCGGAATACTTCCAAGAGATTCGGGAGCGGCTTGCCAGTTTACCGGTCCTGCAACCCGTTGCGGCGGATGTGAGTCCAGATCAGGACATCGCAACCAACTTCGAGATGAAGTATGTTTTGGAAGGCAGAGCTATCCATCGATCAGTTTATGAGAGATTACAAGATGCAGACAGAACAACGTGACAATGCTCCCCCAGAATTGTGGCAGTCTCTCCCGAATGCATCGGGGGTTTATCTGATGAAAGCCTCCGACGGCACTGTCATCTATGTCGGAAAAGCAGTGCGTTTAAGAACGCGCGTGCGTTCCTATTTTGGCGACGCTAGCAAGCCAAAACTTGCTGTCGGAAGTCGCGAGAAATCTGCACACGCCTTGACATCACAGATGATGCGGTATGTCACAGAAATCGATTACATTGTCACAGAGACGGAAGTCGAAGCACTCATCTTAGAAAACAACCTGATTAAAGCGCATCAGCCCCGTTATAACGTGAAACTCAAAGACGATAAACGCTACCCGTATCTACGTGTGACCGTCAATGAACCCTTTCCGCGCATCCATATCACGCGTAAAGCCGAAAACGACGGAACGCGATATTTCGGACCGTTTGTCCATGTGCGTTCAACCCGCCAGACGCTCAAACAGTTGACGAAACTGTTTCCCATCCGCACCTGTACCCTACCCCTCACGGAAGTTGGGAATAAATATCGGGTTTGCCTCGATTACCATATCGGACGCTGTCCTGGTCCTTGTGCGGATAAGATTGATGTCCCAGACTACGATGAGATAGTCCGGAAAGTGTGTCAGTTTTTAAGTGGAAATACAGATGCCGTCGTCAAAGAGCTAACGGAACAGATGCAAGCCGCCGCGGAGGCACTCGACTTTGAAACGGCTGCGAAGTATCGGGACACACTCAAAGACGTTCAACAGGCGATTACAACACAGAATATGGATAGCGTCTCCGCCGCGGATGAGGATGTGATTGGCATTGCAGCGCGGGCGGATGTCGCGTGCGTGCAACTCCTACGCGTACGAGACGGGAAACTCCTTGAACGTGAACATTACTATCTCAACGATGCGGACCCAGAATCGCTCGCTACAGCATTAAGTGCCTTCATCTCACAGTATTATCAAAACGCTGTTTTTGTGCCAAAAACGGTCGTCTTGCCGATGCCCATTACGTCGATGGAACTCATTGAAAATTGGCTCAGTGAGAAACAGGGAAACCGTGTCGGATTGCATGTCCCGAGGGCAGGTAGACTCAGAAAGTTGCAAATTTTGGCAACAAAAAACGCTGAGATTCTTCTGACGCAGCGGGAACAGAACGTGGTTTACAGCAGTGGTGTGGAGCCATCACTCGTTGAGCTACAGGAGTTGCTTGGGTTAAAACAGCCCCTCCGACGAATCGAGGCGTACGATATTTCCAATCTTGGCGACAGATTCGCAGTCGGATCAATGGTAGTATTGGAAGATGGGAAACCGGCTTCAGGCGAATACCGCCGGTTTAAAATCCGATCCGTTAAAGGGCAGAACGATTTCGCGATGATGCAAGAGGTTATCACCCGTCGCTTCCGCCGTGCCCTCGCAGACGATGAAAAATTTAATACGCTGCCAGATTTGATGCTGATTGATGGTGGGAAAGGGCAGTTGAGTGCGGCGCAAGCCGCCATGAAAACCTTCGCGTCATCTCGGCTCCCCGATATCCCGTTGATTGCACTTGCAAAGCGAATTGAAGAAATTTTTGTTCCCGGTAAATCGGAACCGATTGTGCTACGAGAGGATACCCCAACCTTACACATGATCCAACGTTTACGGGATGAAGCGCACCGGTTTGCGGTTACGTATCATCGGCGACTCCGTCAGAAATCGCTGAGTGCATCCGTGCTTGACGAGATCCCGAACCTCGGTCCGAAACGGAAACAGGCACTGCTCCAGCATTTCGGTTCAATTGAAGCGATCCGAGAGGCGAGTTTAGATGGCTTGCTCTCCGTGAAGGGGATTCCACGCAACGTCGCTGAGAACATTCGGAAGCACCTTTGATTTAAAAATCGG from Candidatus Poribacteria bacterium carries:
- a CDS encoding NAD-dependent epimerase/dehydratase family protein, whose product is MKQRVLITGAAGTVGSALWQAWEKQDAYTLTLMDINPIVDADSRSVLADIRDYAAMQELCRDQDVLVHLAYVRQDSLGKVPGEVSDIGASMTLFEAAREAGIQKIIYASTNHVSGWNERLNSPPRFSTGDQFRPDGWYGAMKGMAEIAGRYLVDAHDMRFISIRIGSFNGTYEPSGIRHCSTLLTPRDCVQLFGLAVDYEGPVKYLITYGRSANSDGYQQSYLDISGAIEVLGYQPQDNLVKTHLHKFLSEF
- the uvrC gene encoding excinuclease ABC subunit UvrC; its protein translation is MFWKAELSIDQFMRDYKMQTEQRDNAPPELWQSLPNASGVYLMKASDGTVIYVGKAVRLRTRVRSYFGDASKPKLAVGSREKSAHALTSQMMRYVTEIDYIVTETEVEALILENNLIKAHQPRYNVKLKDDKRYPYLRVTVNEPFPRIHITRKAENDGTRYFGPFVHVRSTRQTLKQLTKLFPIRTCTLPLTEVGNKYRVCLDYHIGRCPGPCADKIDVPDYDEIVRKVCQFLSGNTDAVVKELTEQMQAAAEALDFETAAKYRDTLKDVQQAITTQNMDSVSAADEDVIGIAARADVACVQLLRVRDGKLLEREHYYLNDADPESLATALSAFISQYYQNAVFVPKTVVLPMPITSMELIENWLSEKQGNRVGLHVPRAGRLRKLQILATKNAEILLTQREQNVVYSSGVEPSLVELQELLGLKQPLRRIEAYDISNLGDRFAVGSMVVLEDGKPASGEYRRFKIRSVKGQNDFAMMQEVITRRFRRALADDEKFNTLPDLMLIDGGKGQLSAAQAAMKTFASSRLPDIPLIALAKRIEEIFVPGKSEPIVLREDTPTLHMIQRLRDEAHRFAVTYHRRLRQKSLSASVLDEIPNLGPKRKQALLQHFGSIEAIREASLDGLLSVKGIPRNVAENIRKHL
- a CDS encoding aspartate aminotransferase family protein, which encodes MNYRDILAEIRLAFPQPVADPIHNSYFVHSIMRALDQVDALKTQLPMLGSIIPADFEAARQTVLPDEMSSIEDVTDDLVSYLRGMTIFGHPQTQQNVIPPPTIPSLIGVLLASLYNPNLAWDEFSRLVAVAEVEIIGMISQMIGYDPEVSSGVFTFGGTGTTLYGVKFGLEKACPGTTQNGISEDAVVFVSDAGHYCATNIVGWLGIGTNNLVTIPTTSENEIDLDQLEQETREVLASGKKIAAILATLGTTDAFGLDDLESIVTLRDTLVNEFQLDYRPHIHADAVIGWAWSVFNDYNFEENPLGFRPRTLRALAGAGRRIRYLSLADSIGIDFHKTGFAPYISSLVLVKNEADLGLVTRQPEQMPYLYHYGDYKPGMYTLETSRAGTGPLAALANLRLFGQEGLQTILGHIVEMTQRLREHLEGHEGLTVLNRDNFGTVTVFRAYPVGVDTFSIKREEFEDPANRENLLTHNAYNREIFEYVHTEAMEGRGVVISTTDCYRHTAYGEPIVGLKSYILSPFVDETDVETVVAKVLEAREKVGLVQNA
- a CDS encoding HD domain-containing protein, which gives rise to MENRQISDYVPNLNVSFEELQKQLAAFIQAEREQLKTRILKGENGFAACKIHAGIWDAAIQKVYEVAAFQIRDEYQKQIDVLKMLPDIDTDDLETELEGWMPDVALYGVGSYGRNELCYFSDVDVVYTSSVDLEDIYDESTLELIRWFYDFFDSLHSVIPGFEFSFIYRPLTDITQWNYQDMAALIDMRFIAGDASLTERFRKEIYAGKSDISLVLDLLKSKADAFEASEDTIYLNQPNVKTGRGGLRTLQYALWICGLPDFTAIPELYARYDDGQLIPSLDFTFKVRNLLHVLADAPHDDLSYHPEKGDELQTQIAQVLGFADETDEGRYAFMAEYYAMAKYLHFKAELLIRKMLANGIPISDVLAVRTEMLYCIDNNFGELDANEIFTLFTYFQQYDFEIDASFATFISRYVHAFDWRSFRNRMAELMNMPGDVEKTVTRLHRLNILSHLGEGGELFEKAMMTRSERSLDPYTVGKHTLVAIGHLDEIRRTEPSSPFGAGGGGFGSPTAPSPTSELEELNTAFRSLSDSAPLYMALFLHDIDKPDPTHPATGAEKAERIAPEFGFNAQQTDDICFLIREHLTMIELARYHHWDESTISEFCKKVNSLERLTALYLLTYCDSKANGSQNFSHVVKHNLKSLYEVARTRFVGQEETTQWGAFAPVEEFQQFLHHMPVSYRMSVSPEEIAMHIKMSSQAEVASTGTAATSSTGIIQFVDRPGFTELHLCSPSRIGKLHTVSGLFFANGIDVRDARVYTKQDTNIELEIYRLVHQPPHHRGEPMPLDEELKRDLDFDIRSLLAEEVTLEQIFEKRYVNLTETWQVDDVSVETARNYSEIVVVGEEKVGFLHYFSGILAKLGLNVEMCKCSGLGGQATDRFYVQPVADPKAVHADIMAALETKK
- the trmB gene encoding tRNA (guanosine(46)-N7)-methyltransferase TrmB, which translates into the protein MRENPLYNDIYYQNTTVDSQIVDIVPERVVPLGEFPVPIDWEVFFGNSHPVEIEIGSGKGRFLLEASKRHPEVNYIGIERAQKYVALTQERFEKYMRHFGVDRASGTFSNVRLAWTDANYFLTRYVPTGSVQAYHIYFPDPWPKKRQRKRRIFRNQDFLSALTRTLTPNNGRLYIATDYAEYFQEIRERLASLPVLQPVAADVSPDQDIATNFEMKYVLEGRAIHRSVYERLQDADRTT